Part of the Vigna radiata var. radiata cultivar VC1973A chromosome 11, Vradiata_ver6, whole genome shotgun sequence genome is shown below.
CTCCCTCGCCTCCAGCTTTAGGCCTTCAGGAGCTAATCCAAACCTTCCAGCAAACAGCATCTGTGGCTTCTTATGCAATCCGCAATCCACAAGATTGTTTCATGTATAAACAATATCTTCTTATCTACCTACCCACTAAAAATTGAATCTACCCAGATGAAACAACAAAGGGACGAGGAGACTCAGAAATTACTCAAACTCATATGATGTTGCCAGATTAGTGGATGAACCAAATGTTGTCACATCTAGCTCCCCCTTGCGCCTCGTGGTTAGGACATCGACCTGAACAAAAACAGACCCAGTTATGACAGTCACGTATCAGATGCAAGTAATCCATGAGAAatggtcaaagcaaaaagatcATGTTCCAACTGggtctaatatatatataataaataggCCATGGTAAATGTATTAGATAAAAAGATGGTAAGTGCTGACCTAACTCTGCACAGGGGCAGCTGAGAATTGGGTTTAAGACCACTGAATTGGGAAAACGAAAATATATGTTTGGTCTCTTCTCTCTAAactctcctttttttctttgaaatgttTTCCAGGTTGCTTTGGTTGCACAATCTGATAGAAGTTTCAGTGAAACAGTATCTAATGActgttttataaataataattatatttaaaaaattaaaatgtactttattcaaatatatgcatgtattataatttaaacattatattattatatttaaaattaaaattacattttataagaataatggtagaatatataatataaaaagtataaaaaaaaacaaacaaaatgaccaaataatttatttaaaaaattttaaaattaattaaaatttcatatatttgaaatttatcatcaaaatttaaactACTTCACATGTGAAATATTATTTCAACATGTATTTCTGTGAATTTTATTCACGAAgttctttcatatataattttgtgaaataCTAATAGTTTTCACTTAGTTGtgttataaaaatgatttaacttataaatttacCCAGactacattttaataataaaaaagaggtAGATGTATCTAAAAGGTCATGTGTAAATCCTAGATTGTATCAAAAAATCTTAGTAGGaagtactaaaataaaattattgtggCAGTGGCATAGGTGCATTATTTTGTTGAGTTTGGTATGTTGTTGTGTGCGTGAAGGGTGGCAGTTTCCAAAATCAGTTGCGGTCCTTAACTTTTTTGTACCAAGAAAAGCACAAAAAATTTCCTACCATTAACGGTAACATGAAAGAGATGAGATGGAAGGTCTTGGACTCAATAATTCCTGTGCCATGCCATCAAATCAGACAAGAAGCAGTGAATCGAAGgagacagagagagagaagagtgGCAGAGTTATCCACATGCCAAtccttttctctcaaccttttctGTACGCGTGCTAACCTAGATCACCACACACAACACTAAGTTTCTCCAAATAAACATACAATGTTTTTGTACTTCCATAATATATATAGGATGACATTACTATTCATTTTTCGGCACAGAAACTCCATCcatgaaaaatcattttccGCTCTCCATTATGTCACACCTCTTTACCTAGCTCTGCATGCCACCCACCACATGCAATGTTTAATCCACCCAAGTTCGTTGCACTTTACTCATTTTTATTCTAGTTTTGCCAATATTGCATCGCGCTGGACTCCCCttctcaatcaaactttatccctttcctcttttcctttttacttaCAAAAtcctcattatttttaatattagaatcaaaatattttgaaaaagctGTGCCTTTGATTAACTCTAGTTAGGTATAGTCTTCTTCCAATCCAATCCAAACTCTGCTAACTTTATATGGGCCAATATCCTTTGCGGCCCAGGCCCACACAAAACGGAAATGGACCTGAAATAGagttaaaagattaaagaataaGAAACAGATGAAGAGAGAGGAGGAAGCTAATGTGTGGTGATGGAGAGAGAGAGCGAAAAGGCGAAACTCAAAACCCATTTGATATTCGCGTATGGCACGTTGAAGCGAGGATTCCCCAACCACTATCTGATGGAGGAGCTGATGAACCAAGACGACGCCGTTTTCGTTGGAGTCTACTTGACTGAGGATCATTACCCGCTGGTCTGTGGCCCTCACGGCATACCTTACCTGATCAACCTCCCCGGGTTGGGGCACAGGGTGAAGGGCGAGATTTATGCTGTGTCGGAGGGCGCGGTGGCTAAGTTGGATGAGTTCGAAGGCGTGAGTTCCGGGTGCTACGAGCGGTTACCGTTGACGGTGGTTGCGCCGGTGGAGGAGGGTGGGGGAAGGGTGGAGGCGGAGGCGTATTGGGGACACAGGAGGTTCGGGGAGGTGCTGTGGAAGACGAAGGGGGAGGTGGGGTTGAAGGAGTATGGGGAGAAAGAAGCGAAGGAGTACGTGAGGAAGGAGAACAGACTGGGTGGCAGAAACAGTATTCT
Proteins encoded:
- the LOC106776744 gene encoding putative gamma-glutamylcyclotransferase At3g02910 — protein: MERESEKAKLKTHLIFAYGTLKRGFPNHYLMEELMNQDDAVFVGVYLTEDHYPLVCGPHGIPYLINLPGLGHRVKGEIYAVSEGAVAKLDEFEGVSSGCYERLPLTVVAPVEEGGGRVEAEAYWGHRRFGEVLWKTKGEVGLKEYGEKEAKEYVRKENRLGGRNSILDLVP